The Cryptococcus neoformans var. grubii H99 chromosome 8, complete sequence DNA window ATGAAAAGTCGGGAAGAGGGCCAAGATGCGGTGTTGAAGACAAGGCAAGAGATTTGGCGCCGAACGATCTACTCATCGATGTTGTAGTCCTATCTGCCGAATTAATTCTCTTATGCGCTCGTCCTTCATGTGATCCACCAGGCGCCTTGCCCTCCAAACCTGAACTCCCAAATGTGGACGCCGGACGAGTCTTTCGTACATGAGTGTTGATATGCGAATTACTTCCAAACAATGCGTCACCATCTGTTGAAGTAGAGTGAATATGATCAAGCGAGATAGCTTTCTTCTGAATAAGGCTCGATGTCTGTGCGAGCGTTGGCGGACGCTCCCCTGTGCCGGTAAGGGTACCAGCCCTTGCACGAAGGGGGTGCGATGTTGAAAGCTTGGAAATATTTGAGCCATCGCCAAACAGCGGGGCTGGACATGTTCCGTCTTGCGACTTTAAcgaacgagaagaaggaaacaGAGGCTGAGGCGGCGGCGCAGGGCTGCCATTGCCCAGTAACGGTGTTGGCGGTAAGGTTGGCGAAAATTCCTCATCCGACATCTCCGTATGGGAATTCTTCAGAGGACTCGTCATCTTGCTTTTGGAACTATCCGCTGGCAAAAACAGATTTCTCCTACTCTCATCCCTTTCCGCAGGATTCGTTCCCACCGCGCCTGGCCTTAAGCTTCTACTTTGCCCTGGCACTCTCCTGATAGGCGAATCATCCGCAAGTCTCAACCTCGCTGTCGCACTTGACATTCCACATGCTGGTGTTGGGCTTTCTTCGGGGGTTTCAGGAgtagatgaagaggattggTGAGAAATTTCGCGTGTCATGGCATGTGGTTTAAGAGAGGCAAACCGGGAGGGTGTTGGTGACGTAGGAGGAAAAGTGGATTGCTTGGCGCCAGCGCCTGCTAAAGGTGAAGGATCGTTTCGCACGGGGGAGATCATAACAAAATCTTCATCCCGATGTTTgggtgatggtgaaggcGACAACTTGTGCTTACCCTTGCTTGATGGAAAAGGGGATTTGAATGACGAGACAGTGAACGGGTTTGGGATTGGGCTTTGCGCCACCGGTCCTCGAGATGCACTTGACGATCCCTCGCCGCTTGATGAAGTGTTCGTGCTtgaggaggacgaagacGTTGAAGACTTGCTAAAGGATGGGGCGCCAAACCACGTCGTCGGTTTGTTAAGCCCCTTGGCACGGGGTAGGCGGAAGGAGCTGCCCGATGCTTGTTGCGTGGTGGATGATTTGGAAGTCATTGTGAGTGGCGAATAAAAGAGCGTGGAAATGACTGTGGAATATAAAGTACTCGTAAGATGTTGAGGGAGCGGCGGTGTGAGAATAAGTTGCAGGCGGGTAATCGTGATGTTTGACGATTTCTACACAACGCGTCGTGGCTCCAAAGTTTCCGCTGCGCCGACTGTCCCTCACGCATCCGCTGACTTTCTGGCGTTCTTGGGCGACTTCTTGCTGGACAATATGTTCGATATATGTTGGATGGGCTGGATGTTTACTTGCCGGTATCTATACTTGTATGAAAATGAAAGAATAAAAATAAATTAAAAAATAAGAGCACAGGAGGTGGTGTTTGCTCAAACGAGGCAAAGGTCAGACACGTCAATCCAGGGAGGGTAAGTACTACGTAAATAAGGTTTTTAACatctcaccttcttcttgtttaCACTGCCACAACTCCCTCGGCATTTCGGCATTATGTTACTTACCTCCACCAACCACTGACGCGACGCGTTGATAAACAAAAGAAGTCAAGCGCGATAATCTGTGGGCTGTGTGATCTGGGAATTTCATTGGAAAAGACAACTGCAGAAGcaaacaaagaaaaaaataCATGCCACAATGCAATGCTAAATTATGCACATAATTAAAAACGATTAGAACCAAATGTTATACGAACAAGCACTGACTTTCAGAGACATACAGAAGTTACTCATAAGATTAAAAAGGGGCGTCACACATTGATAGGAATAGGAACGCAACGAGCGAAAATGTATGCACGAAAAATGGTGGGAAGAAACTGATATGCGCTAGATTCTTTCGAGAGGATCTATGATGTTGCTGGAATTGATCGTGAAAGGTCTATGCTAGTGATAACAAAAGGGCCTGGCAAAACCTGATGGGAATGTTGTTCATCAACAGTCAGCAGTGTTGAGGTATCCTATATCATGAAAGAAACTTACCCTCAAATTGGTTATAAACTTGACCTTATTCCATCATTCTCATCTGAGCCGGAGTATCTTCTACTTCTCTCCCTCAAAGTAACACTGGCTTCTGAAACGGcagtcttcttccggcCAGGCTTTACCTTGCCATTAGCGAGCGGCACAGTCTGCGGTGCTtcaacaacctcctctGACTGAAGAGTAAACTCTTTGGAAGGGGGGGAATGAGTCTTGGCTCGTGTGCCGTGGGAATTGGTTGGTGACGTATGGGTGTTGGAttgagaagctggggaTTTTTTTACCTTTCCACCCCTGGTTCCCCTGTTGCCCGATACAGGAGTCTCAGAGGGCACAGGAGTGCCAGCGCTAGGAGTATTATTTGAGGCGATCTCCTCCTTACTCTTGGGGATGTAGATTTCACCCTTGGCACTGGCCTTCATTTCCTTGACCAATTCCTGCATCCTCGTgatcccttctttcctagcctttttctcatccttgttcatcttcttcactttcgCCAGCCTCTCATCCCtaatctcctcttccctaGAAGGCTTCATTGCTCTATGGTTTCCCCAGTCCGAAGTCGGGGAATAGGGATGCAGATACTGATGTTCGCCGTTGGCCATACTCGCCGAATGTGTCGGCTTTACCGTCGACTGGTCTACCGATGGATCATAGGCTGCACACCTCTCCAAGATAGGTCGGATGAGGGGTCTGATCGACACACACCTTGCCTTGGGAGGGGGACCGTTTACCACCGTGGCGGCTTTTCGCTTCCGGTTCTGTGCAGATTGGAACGACACGTCAGACTGGGGTGTTTGAGCACCGGCGTCGCAGGGAGTGGTAGACGATGAGCTAATagatggggaagggagggtgTTGCTGGATGTGACAGGAAGAGGTCGGTCGAGGACGATGCGTGGGGTGACACGGGTGTGGGATTTGGCGTCGGCCGGGTGGCCGAAAGAAGGTGGGTAGAGAAAACGGATCGCTATGGGAGGCATTATTGATAACCAGTATGGTGGTAGCGTATGTACTCGTAGAGAGTGAACGCCGACGGTGGATAATAAGATAAGCAGCAGGTAAAGAGTAATGGGAATATGAGTGTGAACTGCAATGCGGACCCATGAGCACTCTGTTCTGAATTTGACAAGGTTGTGATTGGGAAGTGGAGGTTAAAGGCGGCGGAAGCTGAGCTCACAAAggcttttttttctttaaATCAAAGAATGCAGCGGTCCGGAAGTGATCGTTCTTGGCCTCCAAAGTTTATTCTCTGTTGGGAGAGTTCTGGTAGGATACAGCACAAGAGAAGATGTAAATGTGGCATAAACATGCGTCAAACAAACAACTGCTGCTTCTAGGCTTACTGGCTGCCTCATCGGTCGTCTGCTTGTCTTTCTTGTTCGCTTTACTTGTCCTGTGTTTCTCGGACATAAATGACGTTTCGGCACTCGGCAATGTAAAACCGCCTCACAATGCCAGGCACACGTTACGTAACTACAGATTTGTTTGCCGCAAGTTGGACGTCCACGTCCGATAACGGACGTTGATCTTTCGGTCTTTCGTTGCCGCGCACTTGACCGGCAGTGCATGCCATGCCAGCGTGTTACGTGTACGGTAACTCGCTACTGTACATCATTTTTCGATGGcttttttgttttgatTCTTCTTTACTATCTATCATACAGGGCCTGAAATGGTCCAGATAGGTATAGGAAACAGTTCATGGACCTCTGCACATCACTGGCCCTTTGATCAACAGTTTGGCTTTCTTCTCTACAAAACTAAGGCAAGACTGCCACCATCGTAATAGGCACGGGTGCTGGTCGGTACTCATTGAGGTCGGTCTGATGTACCTGAACTGGGCGACGAAGGTGGTCAGACGGCAGATGGAATTATGGATGTATGGTAGGTAACTGGGATTTTATTAGCAGAATCCATCTTTACAGGTCCCACTGCTGTGTAATAACCCTGCTATTATATAACCGAAGAGCCTTGGGCTCGCTCGTTATAGATCTCATTCTCTTGGATCTCCAAAAGACCGATCTACGACAGCCACTGCTTCGCAATCTGAAGATTGTACGCTGAACAAGCCAATGATTAACGATTCATTTGATACCTGAACCCCTTATTTCACGCACAAGAATCATTAATAACATTGCTTATGGAGCGACAAACAACTTTTCCATGTATTTTTTGGCTATTATTATCTGTGATGAATTTTTTAAAGACCTTTCATAGCAGGGGCGGATAATGGGATCTGATCAAATTCGATCCAATAGTAAAACTTCCTTTCGTTCGACAATCTCAGGCGCCTTTGGTCGTAGGTTGTTAACGGTTATTGCCCGctctcgtcctcttttTCATAAGGGCCAGGCCGTAAACTTGGCCATCTTGTAACAGACATGAGAGGAAGGTCGGTTTAATTGGCATCATGAGGATGTTATTGGGGAATGAGGCAAGCTTTTTGGCAGCAGCGGAAAGGTGGTGCAAGTCGCCCGCTCGTCCGTTCACTAGTACTATCTTCGGAGGAATGCCCCATTTATGCGAGAGAGAAGTGACTGAGCTGCTTAAGCAGGTGGGTATATAATGTTGTTTATAATAGTAGCAACGAAACTTCCGTAGGTACACTATTATCATTTGTTACGGCTGATCGATCAGTTAAAAGCTAGGAATGAAGAGATGCCGCGCCACGGAATGGAACACAACATCAGCGCCGGCGCCGTTCAGTGTGCTGCTTTCAATTCAAGACATTCATAAATTTTAGCCCGAAGTTTCTGTATGAACCCTTTCGTCCTCCGCTACAACTTGGGGGTAAGCCGAAAGCTGTATTGCTTTCACGTACTATATATATAGTACGACAGAATCATCAAGTTGTCGGTCCTTGCCTGTTGTTCATTGCCGATGACAGCAGTGAATAATGCCACCGCCTCCACTTCGGTGTCGGCAATATCCGCTCCAATGACATCTTTCTTCTGCATCAACCTCGGCCGCGACCACAGCACTCTCGCGGGCTCAACTCTTCACGTACACTTCAGTATCAGAGACAAATTGCAATAAGATTCACCAGGAGCGTACCAAGATGCTGTACATCGCATCTGTGAGCCATCATACCTTTAAGGATTCAATATAGACTCACACATCTTTTAGGCTCTCACCCCGACCCCGATCTTGGGTAGTCTCCGCACAATATCGCTTACTGATAATCACACATCTCTCGTTGTCGCCAAACCGAATAAAATTGAAGTGTGGGATGTAACAGAGAATGGTTTGGTATGGAGATCAGAAATAGAGGTCTGGGGTACAGTAGTAGGAATTGACCAAGTCTCAATCGAGGTATGTGGGTTGATAGGTGGATTATCTTGAGAGTGCTAATGTGTATTTATAAAGGATTCTCGGCCTCATATCTTAATCTTATTAGCACCTCCACAAGCTCATCTCTTATTGGTAACCTTTGAAATCACTACCAGCAAGCTCATAATCACATCCTCTACATCTCTTACACCACCAACGCCGACTCTTAGGCAAGCAGAATTCTTCACAGCAGTTGTGGCCCAGGAAAGAGTTGCACTTGTCAGCCTGTGGATAGGTGTGCTGTCGTGCCTTGAGATAGAGCTTGATAAAGGTTCAAGCGgtaagaaaaagagaagcaGTACGATACCGACCCCAGAAGGCGAAACAAGATTAAAAATCAAGGACAACTTCAACATCAAGTAAGTAATCAACATTCGATTGTCAATGACTCACAACCGATGCCTATTAGCATCCGAGAGCATAACCTTTTGCATCTCAGTTTCCTTCCACCCACCATAAACGGACCGGTTGTAACTCTCGTTTGGTTGTCTGCGAGCAACGGGCTTCGTTTGCAAGCGcgttccctttccctttctgcCCATTCGTTTAACCCGCTCTCCAAATCGGTAGATCTGGTATCCCCTACAAGCCGGCAATCCATATCTGAAGACTCGGACTTTAACGCAATGCCATTCTCTTGCCCCGCCGCCAGGCGTGTCGTCCCCATACCTTCCGAATTGCCCAACGGGCAGCGAACCCTTCTGGTAATTGGCGATGAGCATTCTGTTCTCTATACTCTTGGCGAAAATGGCACTCAGTCGCCCAAAGCCGTCCGGCGCATGTCTGCTGTCTCCGGcccaacttcttctcctcgcGCAAATGCTCGTCGAAGCCCTCAGACAGAGCTGAGCAGCGGCAACCCCAAACGCCGCAAATCCAGCATGGGTACCAAAACTGTGGATAGTCAGAATGAGGAATTTCAGTGGGACCTTCGCCCTGTATGGAGAAGCCGGCAAGGTTTCGGAACCGTGATAGCTGCGACTGTGATCGAAGATCATGGAAGTGGGGCGAGCGTGGTGATTGGAGATGAATATGGAGCTTTTACAGCGCTCGGATGGGAGTTTGAGAAGGGTTTGGGGGCTGGAATGGACGGTAGAGTAAGAGTATTGAGAACTTATCTTGGTGCATCTTCCCCACCCTCTTCTATAACTTATCTCGACTCTTCACATTTATTTGTATCGTCCGCCGTAGCAGACTCTGTCCTCCTTCGCCTCCCAACGGTGGAATCATCGACAAATGTTCCGTCAGGCAAAGGTAAGGGTCGTGAAGTAATTAGTCCTATCGGAGATCAATTGGATAAGTGGGAAGTTTTGTATGAGATTGGGAAAGACAGAAACGATACAGATGAGGGCTTAGAGATACTagaaagatggatgaatATCGCCCCTGTGAAAGATTTATGTGCTGTGAAAGATGAGGGTGGAAATCTGGTAAGCTCCTTCCCTCGCCCCTGCTAGTAAAAATCTGATTGGTGGCAGTCACATCTAGTTTTGGCTTCCGGTGCCTCCGAAAGTAATTCCCTGCGAGTCGTCCGTAGCGGCGTTGGGCTCGAAGAGCTCGTTACCATTCAAGGTCTTCATGATGTTCAGAAGATGTGGTCATTGACCGACTCTACTGCAGTTCCGCGTCTACTTCTTTCCACTTCTACTTCCACAGTACTCCTTCAACTCCAGCCGGAGATATCCGTCATCCCCATTGTCGACGTAATCTTCAAGTCGGAAACATTAGCTGCTGGAATTCTGCCTGGCGCTGAGCTTTTGGCTCAGGTCACTCCGCGTGGTCTTTCCTTATGGTCTGACTTGAGTGTTGGTCAACTTGAAGCACAAATGAAGGTTGATAAGGGTACGGAGATTGTTTGTGCGCAAGTGACTGCAGATTGGGCTGTCGTGGCTAAGAAGGGAGGAAATCTTGTGGTTTTCCATGTGTCAGACACTGGCTTCAGTCCTGAAGGGTGAGTACTCAAAACTCATTGGCTTATATCCTGGCTGACTTGAAAATAGGACTATCGACgtaaaagaagaagtgtcGGCTGTTGCCATTTCCAACAGCTCTGattcctcatctcccatcatcgtcatagCCACATGGACGGCCAAGACTTTTGTATATACGCTCTCCCAGATTTCCAATGGGGTCGATGGTCTATCTATCCCAACCAAGTCATCTGCCACTTCCCTTCAACTTCGTTCGCACCCATTCTATCCTGCGGGTATCCAACTTCTTTCAGGTTTGGACAACGGGTTGCTTCATATCCACGATTTAGACACCAGTGACAGCGGCGACGCAGGTGAATTGATGGTCAAATCTTCAAAATCCGCCTCCTTGGGTTTGCGGCCATTGGTTCTGCACCCTTGTGAAAGCACTCATGGAGACGAGAAAGTTATCAGCGTTGGCTTGACCGAGAGGATGAGTGTAATCTTTGAGTCGAAGGGTAGGGTTGAGTTCTCTTCTGTCAATATAAAGGCAAGTGTTCATATTTAAA harbors:
- a CDS encoding DNA damage-binding protein 1, with protein sequence MLYIASALTPTPILGSLRTISLTDNHTSLVVAKPNKIEVWDVTENGLVWRSEIEVWGTVVGIDQVSIEDSRPHILILLAPPQAHLLLVTFEITTSKLIITSSTSLTPPTPTLRQAEFFTAVVAQERVALVSLWIGVLSCLEIELDKGSSGKKKRSSTIPTPEGETRLKIKDNFNINIREHNLLHLSFLPPTINGPVVTLVWLSASNGLRLQARSLSLSAHSFNPLSKSVDLVSPTSRQSISEDSDFNAMPFSCPAARRVVPIPSELPNGQRTLLVIGDEHSVLYTLGENGTQSPKAVRRMSAVSGPTSSPRANARRSPQTELSSGNPKRRKSSMGTKTVDSQNEEFQWDLRPVWRSRQGFGTVIAATVIEDHGSGASVVIGDEYGAFTALGWEFEKGLGAGMDGRVRVLRTYLGASSPPSSITYLDSSHLFVSSAVADSVLLRLPTVESSTNVPSGKGKGREVISPIGDQLDKWEVLYEIGKDRNDTDEGLEILERWMNIAPVKDLCAVKDEGGNLSHLVLASGASESNSLRVVRSGVGLEELVTIQGLHDVQKMWSLTDSTAVPRLLLSTSTSTVLLQLQPEISVIPIVDVIFKSETLAAGILPGAELLAQVTPRGLSLWSDLSVGQLEAQMKVDKGTEIVCAQVTADWAVVAKKGGNLVVFHVSDTGFSPEGTIDVKEEVSAVAISNSSDSSSPIIVIATWTAKTFVYTLSQISNGVDGLSIPTKSSATSLQLRSHPFYPAGIQLLSGLDNGLLHIHDLDTSDSGDAGELMVKSSKSASLGLRPLVLHPCESTHGDEKVISVGLTERMSVIFESKGRVEFSSVNIKNIMAATAVNTSSGPVFALFSRTSGLSLVKINSLKKLHVQTCDTGNESVSKLTYMDEYKAVACGLTRRTQLRDGDVEEENFVQIRDGTSLEPLSSFSLRGRELVTSLRSVFLTGSIYLAVGTGILPPDDGEDSSWDEGNLAVVREGRVLLLEFKEGDAGSGWDIKVKAELATVGAVYALEEIHGFLAVAAGSKLTIHRLDHNPVELEETSSWASAYVISSLSVLPPSLMRPEGALIVGDGMRSVIVLNVDEGDGMIYDDERNMATHGVTALGLLKDKGDGVVISDAHSNLLTYRLNQKLERAATFGLHEEVTRFQSGSLVPTTTAPEIIIPDVLFATREGRLGIIGELGTRSSRTLDDLQRNMSKIWKGPGEVGWSNWRRAGSNLVGKDTAGFVDGDFVQKFLDTEFFDDGHAQEIIQGTSSHEHVRLGKEEASRADVVRFLEATAGMH